In the Arthrobacter zhaoxinii genome, one interval contains:
- a CDS encoding FtsB family cell division protein: protein MPEVETPDELRPVPAKAFSGRLLVLAMVMVAITVLLAPSVRTYLQQRSDIAVAKAEIAEAEATQAELEVQLGRWEDPAYIKQQARDRIFLVMPGEKRYLVKGENGVEEAEQLAAEEEPEDLRWVDSLWDSVKKSATAQ, encoded by the coding sequence GTGCCTGAGGTCGAAACCCCGGATGAGCTGCGCCCGGTACCGGCCAAGGCGTTCTCCGGACGACTGCTGGTGCTGGCCATGGTGATGGTTGCCATCACCGTTCTGCTCGCCCCGTCGGTGCGGACGTACCTGCAGCAGCGCTCGGACATTGCGGTGGCCAAGGCGGAAATAGCGGAGGCCGAAGCAACGCAGGCGGAACTGGAAGTCCAGCTGGGCCGCTGGGAGGACCCGGCGTACATCAAGCAGCAGGCACGGGACCGGATTTTCCTCGTGATGCCGGGGGAGAAGCGGTACCTGGTCAAGGGCGAAAACGGTGTGGAAGAAGCCGAGCAGCTGGCCGCCGAAGAGGAGCCCGAAGACCTGCGGTGGGTTGATTCGCTCTGGGACTCGGTCAAGAAATCCGCCACGGCACAGTAA
- a CDS encoding MazG nucleotide pyrophosphohydrolase domain-containing protein, which translates to MAENPLPDDLGERFTRLAEVIGVLRERCPWTRALTHESLLEYLVEETYELVEAVEGGTAGPARAAELRGELGDVLLQVLLHARLQQEAGSFSVADVVDALTAKMIRRNPHVFSPDGSLREDGGESGIAAIEQAWDQAKKAERPSRVSAFEGIPAGLPALLLAAKTISRARRADRPLPPPRPAPDAEFSDETELGDVLFSLVRRASEQGLDAEAALRAAVRRYTADDAGR; encoded by the coding sequence GTGGCTGAAAACCCCCTTCCCGATGACCTCGGCGAGCGGTTCACCCGCCTCGCCGAGGTCATCGGCGTCCTCCGGGAGCGTTGCCCGTGGACCCGTGCGCTGACCCATGAGTCCCTGCTCGAGTACCTCGTGGAGGAAACCTACGAGCTGGTGGAAGCAGTGGAAGGCGGAACGGCCGGACCGGCACGGGCGGCGGAACTGCGCGGCGAGCTCGGCGACGTGCTGCTGCAGGTCCTGCTCCACGCCCGCCTGCAGCAGGAAGCCGGCAGCTTCTCCGTGGCGGACGTGGTCGATGCCCTCACCGCGAAGATGATCCGCCGCAACCCGCATGTCTTCTCCCCGGACGGCAGCCTCCGGGAGGACGGCGGAGAATCCGGCATTGCGGCCATCGAGCAGGCCTGGGACCAGGCGAAAAAAGCGGAGCGCCCCTCCCGGGTTTCGGCATTCGAAGGAATTCCCGCGGGGCTGCCAGCCCTGCTCCTGGCGGCCAAGACGATCTCCCGCGCCCGCCGGGCGGACCGTCCGCTGCCTCCGCCGCGCCCGGCACCCGACGCGGAGTTCTCCGACGAAACCGAGCTCGGGGACGTGCTGTTCTCCCTGGTCCGCCGCGCGTCGGAACAGGGGCTCGACGCCGAGGCGGCGCTCCGGGCGGCGGTCCGCCGGTACACAGCCGACGACGCCGGGCGCTGA
- a CDS encoding adenosine deaminase, with translation MTEPTNTPEKPFLDVRSLPKVSLHDHLDGGLRPATIVELAAAAGHTLPSTDPAGLGEWFRESADSGSLERYLETFDHTIAVMQTRGGLVRVAREFVEDLAADGVVYAEVRWAPEQHLQAGLSLDEAVEAVQAGIEEGVVIAEAAGRFIQVGQLITAMRHADRAMEIAELAVRHRDSGAVGFDIAGPEDGFPPSRFKDAFTYLAEQQFPVTVHAGEAAGIESIVDALVHGRALRLGHGVRIAEDIDVEFEEPGSADEAEVGIVSMGRVANWVRDRGIPLEVCPSSNLQTGAVASFGEDIETHPIDLLYQTGFAVTINTDNRLMSSVTLTGEFELLMDTFDYDLDDVLELTMNAVNAAFLPLDERAALSAYVTEGFNRARG, from the coding sequence GTGACTGAGCCTACAAACACTCCAGAAAAACCTTTCCTCGACGTGCGCAGCCTGCCGAAGGTGTCGCTGCACGACCACCTCGACGGCGGCCTCCGACCGGCCACCATTGTCGAGCTGGCCGCCGCCGCCGGCCACACCCTGCCGAGCACCGACCCCGCAGGGCTGGGGGAGTGGTTCCGCGAATCCGCCGACTCCGGTTCGCTGGAGCGCTACCTCGAAACCTTCGACCACACCATCGCCGTCATGCAGACGCGCGGGGGCCTGGTGCGGGTGGCCCGCGAATTCGTTGAAGACCTCGCCGCGGACGGAGTTGTGTACGCCGAAGTCCGCTGGGCACCCGAACAGCACCTGCAGGCAGGACTGAGCCTGGACGAAGCCGTGGAAGCCGTCCAGGCCGGCATCGAAGAAGGCGTCGTGATCGCCGAGGCCGCGGGCCGCTTCATCCAGGTGGGCCAGCTCATCACCGCCATGCGGCATGCAGACCGTGCCATGGAAATTGCCGAACTGGCAGTGCGGCACCGCGATTCCGGCGCCGTCGGCTTCGACATTGCCGGCCCCGAGGACGGTTTCCCGCCCTCCCGGTTCAAGGACGCCTTCACCTACCTCGCAGAACAGCAGTTCCCGGTGACGGTGCATGCCGGCGAGGCCGCCGGAATCGAGAGCATCGTTGACGCCCTGGTGCACGGCCGGGCGCTGCGGCTGGGCCACGGCGTACGGATCGCCGAGGACATCGACGTCGAATTCGAAGAGCCCGGCAGCGCAGACGAGGCCGAAGTGGGCATTGTGAGCATGGGCCGCGTCGCCAACTGGGTCCGGGACCGCGGAATCCCGCTGGAGGTCTGCCCGTCCTCCAACCTGCAGACCGGTGCCGTGGCCTCCTTCGGCGAGGACATTGAGACCCATCCGATCGACCTGCTGTACCAGACCGGCTTCGCCGTCACCATCAACACCGACAACCGCCTGATGAGCTCGGTGACCCTTACCGGTGAATTCGAGCTGCTGATGGACACCTTCGACTATGACCTGGACGACGTCCTGGAGCTCACCATGAACGCCGTCAACGCGGCTTTCCTGCCCCTGGACGAGCGCGCGGCACTGTCCGCCTATGTCACGGAAGGCTTCAACCGCGCCCGTGGCTGA
- a CDS encoding DUF501 domain-containing protein gives MTQDQLAPTQEDLETLSRQLGRPVRDVVEIGARCVCGNPLVATTAPRLSNGIPFPTTYYLTHPVITAAVSRLEAAGMMTDMSRRLDEDPELAQRYRSAHEHYLKVRDEIGERTGTGPVPEIDGVSAGGMPTRVKCLHVLVGHSLAAGPGVNPLGDEALAAIEQWWTTDRCYCEGAWDTAAPAPARDLSRHTKTQGLSPEELESKKAARRQATDAATSEGEL, from the coding sequence ATGACCCAGGACCAGCTCGCCCCCACCCAGGAAGACCTGGAAACCCTGAGCCGGCAGCTTGGCCGCCCGGTGCGTGACGTTGTCGAAATCGGTGCCCGGTGCGTCTGCGGCAACCCCTTGGTAGCTACCACCGCCCCCCGGCTCAGCAACGGCATCCCCTTCCCCACCACGTACTACCTGACGCACCCGGTCATCACGGCCGCCGTTTCCCGGCTCGAAGCCGCCGGGATGATGACGGACATGTCCCGGCGGCTGGACGAGGATCCGGAACTGGCGCAGCGGTACCGCAGCGCCCACGAGCACTACCTCAAGGTCCGCGACGAGATCGGGGAACGCACCGGCACCGGTCCCGTCCCGGAAATTGACGGCGTCTCCGCCGGCGGCATGCCCACCCGGGTGAAATGCCTGCACGTGCTGGTCGGCCACTCCCTGGCCGCCGGACCCGGGGTCAACCCGCTGGGCGACGAAGCGCTGGCGGCGATTGAGCAATGGTGGACAACGGACCGCTGTTACTGCGAAGGTGCTTGGGACACCGCTGCTCCCGCTCCGGCCCGCGACCTGAGCCGCCACACCAAGACGCAGGGCCTCAGCCCGGAAGAACTCGAGAGCAAGAAGGCTGCCCGCCGGCAGGCAACGGATGCCGCAACCAGTGAAGGGGAACTGTGA
- a CDS encoding S8 family serine peptidase translates to MRSPGTAPGRRRGSAARLRTAAAALCAAVGLTLLAPVPAHADEWRDKQYWLADYGVTEAWKTTKGAGVKVAVIDTGVDVSHPDLAGAVTGGFDASGAGDPQGARGLGDSPGHGTLVATLLAGRGHEKPAEDKDAEGGDKKDGKDEGKPADRPDGIIGVAPEAEILAVSTWIGGTNPGGVPIDMQIPTAVRWAVDNGARVINMSLGSTSTAWPESWDDAFLYAEQNDVVVVAAAGNRGVGMIQVGAPATIPGVLTVAGLNRQGEASLDSSSEGISIGVAAPAEDLIGGMPGNTSRYAKWEGTSGAAPLVSGVAALIRAAHPEMRAADVINRIVSTARDAGVPGTDTIYGYGILDANAAVNADVPSVTSNPLGTIAEWIRVHRRVADTSPGAADIPAPTVPDLPEPEVPVAQEPAPLNDGLSAAVVLGFGALLVGVLVSGTVHVGRLRRRGAAVSETQNTEAGTLDEAGVR, encoded by the coding sequence GTGAGGTCCCCCGGGACCGCCCCCGGCCGCCGCCGGGGAAGCGCGGCACGCCTACGGACCGCCGCCGCAGCCCTCTGCGCAGCCGTGGGGCTGACGCTCCTGGCACCTGTTCCTGCGCACGCCGACGAATGGCGGGACAAGCAGTACTGGCTGGCGGACTACGGTGTCACCGAGGCCTGGAAAACCACCAAGGGCGCGGGGGTGAAGGTTGCCGTCATTGATACCGGTGTCGACGTAAGCCATCCCGACCTCGCCGGCGCCGTCACCGGCGGTTTCGACGCATCCGGAGCCGGCGATCCGCAGGGTGCCAGGGGGCTGGGCGATTCCCCCGGGCACGGCACCCTGGTGGCCACGCTGCTGGCCGGCCGGGGGCATGAGAAGCCCGCGGAAGACAAGGATGCCGAGGGCGGGGATAAAAAGGACGGCAAAGACGAGGGCAAGCCGGCCGACCGCCCCGACGGCATTATCGGCGTGGCCCCGGAAGCCGAGATCCTCGCCGTCTCCACCTGGATCGGCGGAACCAACCCCGGCGGCGTGCCGATCGACATGCAGATCCCCACAGCCGTCCGCTGGGCAGTGGATAACGGTGCCCGGGTCATCAACATGTCCCTGGGCAGTACCTCCACCGCCTGGCCGGAAAGCTGGGACGACGCGTTCCTTTACGCCGAGCAGAACGACGTGGTGGTTGTCGCAGCCGCCGGCAACCGCGGTGTCGGCATGATCCAGGTGGGAGCACCCGCCACCATTCCCGGGGTCCTCACCGTGGCCGGCCTGAACCGGCAGGGCGAGGCCAGCCTGGACTCGTCCTCCGAAGGCATCAGCATCGGTGTTGCCGCCCCCGCCGAAGACCTGATCGGCGGGATGCCCGGGAACACATCCCGGTATGCGAAATGGGAAGGCACCTCCGGGGCGGCGCCGCTGGTGTCCGGTGTTGCTGCACTGATCCGTGCGGCACATCCGGAAATGCGTGCTGCGGACGTCATCAACCGGATCGTCAGTACCGCGCGGGATGCCGGCGTTCCGGGTACGGACACCATCTATGGATACGGGATCCTGGACGCCAATGCGGCGGTGAATGCCGATGTTCCTTCCGTCACCAGCAACCCGCTGGGAACCATTGCCGAGTGGATCCGGGTGCACCGGCGGGTGGCGGACACCTCGCCGGGCGCCGCCGACATTCCCGCCCCCACGGTCCCGGACCTGCCGGAACCCGAAGTCCCGGTGGCACAGGAGCCGGCACCCCTGAACGACGGCCTCTCCGCCGCCGTCGTGCTGGGTTTCGGGGCTCTTCTCGTGGGGGTGCTGGTGTCCGGCACGGTCCATGTAGGCCGTCTGCGGCGCCGCGGTGCGGCAGTATCCGAAACCCAAAACACTGAAGCGGGGACCCTCGACGAGGCCGGGGTCCGGTAG
- a CDS encoding thymidine phosphorylase, whose product MSAEKFDAVDIIGIKRDRGTLTPEQIDWTIDAYTRGAIADEQMAALNMAILLNGMTRAEISRWTTAMINSGERMDFSVLGKPTSDKHSTGGVGDKITLPLAPLVAVFGVAVPQLSGRGLGHTGGTLDKLEAIPGWQASLTNDALMAQLRDVGAVICAAGAGLAPADKKLYSLRDVTGTVEAIPLIASSIMSKKIAEGTGSLVLDVKVGSGAFMKDEARARELAETMVALGKDAGVNTVALLTDMSTPLGLTAGNAIEVQESVDVLAGGGPEDVVELTLALAREMLTAAGRPDADPEAALKDGRAMDVWRRMISAQGGDPDAALPVARESETIYAPADGVLVELDALSVGVAAWRLGAGRARKEDAVQAGAGVVMHAKPGATVRAGEPLMTLLTDTPEKFDRAREALADAVVVAPEGSRPARKLIIDRIS is encoded by the coding sequence ATGAGCGCTGAAAAGTTCGACGCCGTAGACATCATCGGAATCAAGCGGGACCGGGGCACCCTGACCCCGGAACAGATTGACTGGACCATCGACGCCTACACCCGCGGCGCCATTGCAGACGAGCAGATGGCCGCGCTGAACATGGCCATCCTGCTCAACGGCATGACCCGGGCGGAGATCTCCCGCTGGACCACCGCCATGATCAATTCGGGCGAGCGGATGGACTTCTCCGTCCTGGGCAAGCCCACCTCCGACAAGCACTCCACCGGCGGCGTGGGGGACAAGATCACCCTTCCGCTGGCACCCCTGGTCGCCGTCTTCGGTGTAGCCGTTCCGCAGCTCTCGGGCCGCGGACTCGGCCACACGGGCGGCACGCTGGATAAGCTCGAAGCCATTCCGGGCTGGCAGGCGTCCCTGACCAATGACGCCCTGATGGCCCAGCTGCGCGATGTCGGCGCCGTCATCTGCGCCGCCGGTGCAGGGCTGGCCCCGGCCGACAAGAAGCTGTACTCGCTGCGCGACGTCACGGGCACGGTGGAAGCCATTCCGCTGATTGCCTCATCGATCATGAGCAAGAAAATTGCCGAAGGCACCGGCTCGCTGGTGCTGGACGTCAAGGTGGGCAGCGGCGCCTTCATGAAGGACGAGGCCCGGGCCCGCGAACTGGCCGAGACGATGGTGGCCCTGGGCAAGGACGCCGGCGTAAACACGGTGGCACTGCTCACCGACATGTCCACTCCGCTGGGCCTGACCGCCGGCAACGCCATTGAGGTGCAGGAATCCGTGGATGTGCTCGCCGGCGGCGGCCCCGAGGACGTTGTCGAGCTCACGCTGGCACTGGCCCGCGAAATGCTTACGGCCGCGGGACGGCCCGACGCCGACCCGGAGGCTGCTCTGAAGGACGGCCGTGCGATGGACGTCTGGCGCCGGATGATCTCCGCGCAGGGCGGCGATCCCGACGCTGCGCTTCCGGTGGCACGGGAATCCGAAACCATCTACGCACCCGCTGACGGCGTGCTGGTGGAGCTCGATGCCCTCTCCGTCGGTGTCGCAGCCTGGCGCCTCGGTGCCGGCCGCGCCCGCAAGGAAGACGCAGTCCAGGCCGGTGCCGGCGTCGTGATGCACGCCAAGCCGGGCGCCACGGTCCGGGCCGGAGAGCCGCTGATGACGCTGCTCACCGACACCCCCGAGAAGTTCGACCGTGCCCGCGAGGCGCTGGCGGACGCCGTCGTCGTCGCACCCGAGGGATCGCGTCCGGCCCGGAAGCTGATCATCGACCGGATCAGCTAG
- a CDS encoding cytidine deaminase, whose translation MTEMTPAPVDWELLLETAKAALAHAYVPYSKYPVGAAALTDDGRIVSGCNIENASYGLTLCAECSMISQLRMTGGGRIAAFACVDGSGSVLMPCGRCRQLLYEFRAPGMQLMTVSGIRSMDQVLPDAFGPQHLEGQDK comes from the coding sequence ATGACAGAGATGACCCCCGCCCCCGTGGACTGGGAGCTGCTCCTGGAAACCGCCAAAGCAGCGCTGGCCCACGCCTACGTCCCCTACTCGAAGTATCCGGTGGGCGCCGCGGCACTGACCGACGACGGCCGGATTGTGTCCGGCTGCAACATTGAGAACGCCTCCTACGGGCTGACACTGTGTGCCGAATGTTCCATGATCAGCCAGCTGCGCATGACCGGAGGCGGCCGCATCGCTGCCTTTGCCTGCGTGGACGGATCCGGCAGTGTCCTGATGCCGTGCGGCCGCTGCCGGCAGCTGCTGTACGAATTCCGGGCACCGGGAATGCAGTTGATGACCGTAAGCGGTATCCGGAGCATGGACCAGGTCCTGCCGGATGCCTTTGGACCGCAGCACCTTGAAGGGCAGGACAAGTAA
- a CDS encoding DedA family protein: MDGINNFILSTAGSPWVYVGLLACCLIDGFFPPVPSESLVVALASLALSGAGVNIWLIIPAAALGAFLGDNLAYLLGRWIGTERFGWMRTPKMRRSVAWARHELDKRSMSLILVARFIPVGRVVVNVTAGATGFPRRRFVSLTAISGIVWAAYSVAIGAIAGAWFDDHHLLGVVVGVLGALVLGLIIDRIITMVRGTAPGSKLPEAGDMPNADDDARTQKAA; this comes from the coding sequence GTGGACGGCATAAACAACTTCATCCTCTCCACGGCGGGGTCGCCGTGGGTCTACGTCGGCCTCCTGGCCTGCTGCCTGATCGACGGCTTCTTCCCGCCCGTCCCGAGCGAATCCCTGGTGGTGGCGCTGGCGTCACTGGCGCTCAGCGGCGCCGGCGTGAATATCTGGCTGATCATTCCGGCCGCAGCCCTGGGAGCGTTCCTGGGCGACAACCTGGCCTACCTGCTGGGCCGCTGGATCGGTACCGAACGGTTCGGCTGGATGCGCACCCCGAAGATGCGCCGGTCCGTCGCCTGGGCACGCCACGAACTCGACAAACGGTCGATGTCACTGATTCTCGTGGCCCGGTTCATTCCGGTCGGCCGGGTGGTAGTGAACGTCACCGCCGGTGCCACCGGCTTCCCGCGGCGGCGGTTTGTCTCGCTGACCGCCATCTCCGGGATTGTCTGGGCCGCCTACAGTGTGGCCATCGGCGCGATAGCCGGTGCCTGGTTCGATGACCACCACTTGCTCGGCGTGGTGGTGGGAGTGCTGGGCGCTCTTGTCCTGGGCCTGATCATCGACCGCATCATCACCATGGTCCGGGGCACCGCGCCCGGGTCCAAACTCCCGGAGGCCGGCGACATGCCGAACGCCGACGACGACGCACGCACGCAGAAGGCCGCCTGA
- the eno gene encoding phosphopyruvate hydratase, protein MAIIDAIHAREILDSRGNPTVEVEVLLDDDTFGRAAVPSGASTGAFEANERRDGEKNRYQGKGVLQAVEAVIEQIQPALLGYDAADQRAIDQAMIDLDGTENKSGLGANAILGVSLAVARAAAESAALPLYRYLGGPNAHILPVPLMNILNGGSHADSDVDIQEFMIVPLGAQTYSEGLRWGVEVYHNLKSVLKEKNLSTGLGDEGGFAPNLPSNRAALDLIIEAIERAGYVPGNDIALALDVAASEFFKDGSYVFEGQNRTAAEMSAYYEELVRDYPLVSIEDPLDEEDWDGWKTLTASVGDKVQIVGDDLFVTNPTRLETGIKNNAANSLLVKVNQIGTLTETLDAITMAQRAGYTTITSHRSGETEDTTIADICVATNAGQIKTGAPARSERVAKYNQLLRIEEELDDAARYAGRSAFPRFNNAN, encoded by the coding sequence ATGGCCATCATCGATGCCATCCATGCCCGCGAGATCCTCGATTCCCGCGGCAACCCCACCGTCGAGGTGGAGGTGCTGCTCGACGACGACACGTTCGGCCGCGCAGCTGTTCCCTCCGGCGCCTCCACGGGCGCCTTCGAAGCGAACGAACGCCGTGACGGCGAGAAGAACCGTTACCAGGGCAAGGGCGTGCTGCAGGCCGTCGAAGCCGTGATCGAACAGATCCAGCCGGCCCTGCTCGGATACGACGCCGCCGACCAGCGTGCCATCGACCAGGCCATGATTGACCTGGACGGCACCGAGAACAAGTCCGGCCTGGGCGCCAACGCCATCCTCGGTGTTTCCCTCGCCGTCGCCCGTGCAGCCGCGGAATCCGCTGCACTGCCGCTGTACCGCTACCTCGGCGGCCCCAACGCGCACATCCTGCCCGTGCCGCTGATGAACATCCTGAACGGCGGCTCGCACGCCGATTCCGACGTCGACATCCAGGAATTCATGATTGTTCCCCTGGGTGCACAGACCTATTCCGAGGGCCTGCGCTGGGGCGTTGAGGTCTACCACAACCTCAAGTCCGTGCTGAAGGAAAAGAACCTCTCCACCGGCCTGGGCGACGAAGGCGGCTTCGCGCCGAACCTGCCCTCCAACCGTGCAGCACTGGACCTGATCATCGAAGCCATCGAACGGGCCGGCTACGTTCCGGGCAACGACATCGCCCTGGCCCTGGACGTGGCAGCCTCCGAGTTCTTCAAGGACGGCTCGTACGTCTTCGAAGGGCAGAACCGGACCGCAGCCGAAATGTCCGCGTACTACGAGGAACTGGTCCGCGACTACCCGCTCGTCTCCATCGAGGATCCGCTGGACGAAGAGGACTGGGACGGCTGGAAGACCCTGACCGCGTCCGTCGGCGACAAGGTGCAGATTGTGGGCGATGACCTCTTCGTCACCAACCCCACCCGCCTGGAAACCGGCATCAAGAACAACGCCGCGAACTCGCTGCTGGTGAAGGTCAACCAGATCGGCACCCTGACCGAAACCCTGGACGCCATCACGATGGCCCAGCGTGCCGGCTACACCACCATCACATCCCACCGTTCGGGCGAAACCGAAGACACCACGATCGCCGATATCTGCGTTGCCACCAACGCAGGGCAGATCAAGACCGGTGCCCCGGCCCGTTCCGAGCGCGTAGCCAAGTACAACCAGTTGCTGCGCATCGAAGAGGAACTGGACGACGCCGCCCGCTACGCCGGGCGCAGCGCCTTCCCGCGCTTCAACAACGCCAACTAG
- a CDS encoding ABC transporter permease, which produces MSTATTLPASKTDAPGGVRSWKIPIILIVLSLLGLAVFALGAPSNDVTFRLSDPGEAIVLPELVVSATVVGWLTAVLMIAAAAWALMLTRSGRRVPVWVIVIFGLMFVIGFLTWVVGSANTPNVALYGLLSGSFALAIPLIFGSLSGVLCERSGVVNIAIEGQLLFGAFAAAVAGSLSGNAFVGLFAAAVAGALVSLVLAVFSIKYIVNQVIVGVVLNVLVSGLTGFLFSTLLSSDPAKWNSPPSLPPIRIPLLADIPIIGPILFNQSIVGYLMYIALAAVYIGLFHSKWGLRTRAVGEHPKAADTLGVNVNRTRFINVLLAGVVAGIGGAFFTLVSVSAFNRDMTGGQGYIALAALILGRWNPLGALLAALLFGFATNLQYVLSLLGTAVPNQFLAMLPYIVTIFAVAGVVGKSRAPAASGVPYVKG; this is translated from the coding sequence ATGAGCACCGCAACAACGCTTCCCGCTTCCAAGACGGACGCCCCCGGCGGCGTCCGCAGCTGGAAGATCCCGATCATCCTGATTGTCCTGTCCCTGCTGGGACTCGCTGTCTTCGCCCTGGGTGCACCGTCCAATGACGTCACCTTCCGCCTGTCCGACCCCGGTGAGGCCATCGTCCTGCCCGAACTGGTGGTTTCCGCCACCGTGGTCGGCTGGCTTACCGCCGTCCTGATGATTGCGGCCGCGGCCTGGGCACTCATGCTGACCCGCAGCGGCCGCCGGGTGCCCGTCTGGGTCATCGTTATCTTCGGACTGATGTTCGTGATCGGCTTCCTCACCTGGGTGGTGGGCAGCGCCAACACGCCGAACGTTGCCCTTTACGGTCTGCTCTCCGGGTCCTTCGCCCTGGCCATTCCGCTGATCTTCGGTTCGCTCTCGGGCGTGCTGTGCGAACGCTCCGGCGTGGTCAACATCGCCATTGAAGGCCAGCTGCTCTTCGGCGCCTTCGCTGCAGCCGTGGCGGGTTCACTCTCCGGCAACGCGTTCGTGGGTCTGTTCGCCGCGGCCGTCGCCGGTGCGCTGGTCTCCCTGGTCCTGGCCGTGTTCAGCATCAAGTACATCGTCAACCAGGTCATTGTCGGCGTCGTCCTGAACGTCCTCGTGTCCGGCCTGACCGGCTTCCTGTTCTCCACCCTGCTGTCCTCGGATCCGGCGAAGTGGAACTCTCCGCCGTCGCTGCCCCCGATCCGGATCCCGCTGCTGGCGGATATCCCGATCATCGGGCCGATCCTCTTCAACCAGTCGATTGTCGGCTACCTCATGTACATCGCCCTCGCCGCGGTCTACATCGGCCTGTTCCACTCCAAGTGGGGCCTGCGTACCCGGGCCGTGGGCGAACACCCCAAGGCCGCAGACACCCTGGGCGTGAACGTGAACCGCACCCGGTTCATCAACGTCCTGCTCGCCGGCGTGGTTGCCGGCATCGGCGGCGCGTTCTTCACCCTCGTGTCCGTGTCCGCGTTCAACCGTGACATGACCGGCGGGCAGGGCTACATTGCCCTCGCCGCCCTGATCCTGGGGCGCTGGAACCCGCTCGGCGCGCTGCTGGCAGCGCTGCTGTTCGGCTTTGCCACCAACCTGCAGTACGTCCTGAGCCTGTTGGGAACCGCTGTTCCCAACCAGTTCCTGGCCATGCTGCCCTACATCGTGACGATCTTCGCCGTCGCCGGAGTGGTCGGCAAGTCTCGGGCACCCGCGGCCAGCGGCGTTCCGTACGTCAAGGGTTAG
- a CDS encoding Ppx/GppA phosphatase family protein translates to MRVAAIDCGTNSIRLLIADITRDSEGTAQLTDVVRLMRVNRLGQGVDATGRLAPEALERTFAAADEYAALIREHGASRIRFVATSASRDAENRQEFVDGIRDRLGVEPEVISGDEEAALSFAGAASVFAGGNGAKTLVVDLGGGSTEFVLGDGSGVLAAKSTNMGCVRFTERYLRSDPPTEAEIAAARAEILDMIASALVTVPLAETDRLVGVAGTITTVTAAALDLAEYSPDAIHGTELSRGQIDATADALLGRDRAARASLPYMHPGRVDVIGAGALIWRTIVDRVDELTDGRVATAFASEHDILDGIALSA, encoded by the coding sequence ATGCGCGTTGCCGCCATTGACTGCGGCACCAACTCCATCCGGCTGCTTATTGCGGACATCACCCGGGACAGCGAGGGAACAGCGCAGCTGACCGACGTCGTACGCCTGATGCGCGTGAACCGGCTGGGGCAGGGAGTGGACGCCACCGGACGGCTGGCACCCGAGGCCCTGGAACGGACCTTCGCCGCGGCGGACGAATACGCCGCGCTGATCCGCGAACACGGAGCGTCGCGGATCCGGTTCGTGGCCACCTCCGCCAGCCGCGACGCGGAAAACCGGCAGGAGTTCGTGGATGGAATCCGCGACCGGCTTGGCGTTGAACCCGAAGTCATCAGCGGGGATGAGGAAGCGGCGCTTTCCTTCGCCGGCGCGGCAAGCGTGTTCGCCGGCGGAAACGGCGCCAAGACCCTCGTAGTGGATCTGGGCGGCGGCAGCACCGAGTTCGTCCTCGGTGACGGTTCGGGCGTCCTGGCGGCCAAGAGCACCAACATGGGCTGTGTACGCTTCACCGAACGGTACCTCCGCTCCGACCCGCCCACCGAGGCGGAAATAGCGGCGGCCCGGGCGGAGATCCTGGACATGATTGCCTCCGCACTGGTCACGGTGCCGCTGGCGGAAACCGACCGGCTGGTGGGGGTGGCCGGGACCATCACGACCGTCACCGCCGCCGCCCTGGACCTGGCGGAATACTCTCCCGACGCCATCCACGGGACCGAGTTGAGCCGCGGGCAGATTGACGCCACGGCGGATGCCCTGCTGGGCCGGGACCGTGCCGCCCGGGCATCGCTGCCGTACATGCACCCAGGCCGGGTGGATGTTATCGGTGCCGGTGCGCTGATCTGGCGGACCATCGTGGACCGCGTCGACGAGCTGACGGACGGCCGCGTGGCCACGGCGTTCGCCAGCGAACACGACATCCTTGACGGCATCGCCCTGAGCGCGTGA